A part of Gramella sp. MAR_2010_147 genomic DNA contains:
- the recA gene encoding recombinase RecA: protein MSNDKEKEAKLKALKLTLDKMDKTYGKGTVMKMSDQAVADVDAISTGSLGLDLALGVGGYPRGRVIEIYGPESSGKTTLTLHAIAEAQKKGGIAAFIDAEHAFDRFYAEKLDVDIDNLIISQPDNGEQALEITDNLIRSGAIDIIVIDSVAALTPKSEIEGEMGDSKMGLHARLMSQALRKLTSSISKTNCTVIFINQLREKIGVMFGNPETTTGGNALKFYASVRLDIRRSTQIKDSSNNVMGNKTRVKVVKNKVAPPFKMAEFDIMYGEGVSKIGEIIDIGVDYEIVKKSGSWFSYEDTKLGQGRDAVKILLKDNPDLMEELEEKIKNAIKAAKE, encoded by the coding sequence ATGAGCAACGATAAAGAAAAAGAAGCGAAACTAAAGGCATTAAAGCTTACCCTGGATAAAATGGATAAAACCTATGGAAAGGGTACTGTAATGAAAATGAGTGACCAGGCGGTGGCAGATGTTGATGCTATTTCCACGGGTTCCTTAGGGCTTGATCTGGCTTTAGGTGTTGGCGGTTATCCAAGAGGAAGGGTTATTGAAATTTATGGTCCTGAATCTTCGGGTAAAACAACCCTCACACTGCATGCTATTGCTGAAGCTCAGAAAAAAGGAGGTATCGCTGCATTTATCGATGCAGAACATGCTTTTGACAGATTCTATGCTGAAAAACTGGATGTGGATATTGATAACCTGATAATTTCTCAGCCAGATAATGGTGAGCAGGCGCTGGAAATTACCGATAATCTTATTCGTTCAGGTGCTATTGATATCATTGTGATTGACTCTGTTGCCGCGCTTACACCAAAAAGTGAGATCGAAGGAGAAATGGGAGATTCTAAAATGGGGCTTCATGCCCGTTTAATGTCCCAGGCACTTAGAAAACTTACCTCTTCTATCAGCAAGACTAACTGTACGGTAATTTTCATTAACCAGTTAAGAGAAAAGATCGGGGTCATGTTTGGAAACCCTGAGACTACCACTGGTGGTAATGCTCTAAAATTTTACGCTTCGGTTAGACTGGATATTAGAAGATCTACGCAAATAAAAGACAGTTCTAATAATGTGATGGGTAACAAAACCCGTGTGAAAGTGGTAAAAAATAAGGTTGCTCCTCCATTTAAAATGGCTGAATTTGATATTATGTATGGGGAAGGAGTTTCTAAGATTGGAGAGATCATTGATATTGGAGTAGATTATGAGATCGTAAAGAAAAGCGGTTCATGGTTTAGTTATGAAGACACAAAACTAGGACAAGGACGTGACGCTGTTAAGATACTTCTAAAAGACAATCCAGACCTAATGGAAGAGCTCGAAGAAAAGATCAAAAACGCGATTAAAGCCGCTAAAGAATAA